A segment of the Necator americanus strain Aroian chromosome IV, whole genome shotgun sequence genome:
cttggcaacacttaacgttgggacgcttactggaaaaAGTGGTGAAGTGGCAGACaatctcagaaaacgccgtgttgacatgtGTTGTCATgtgttgtgtacaggagactcgctggaaaggctccaagtgaagggaattaggcgatggctacaagctcatctaccacggcacatcaaatcgcaaggcgttggtatcatattgaattgttttttatattgttttttagAAACAGCATaacagcggtggatcgactatcggatcgcctCATGGCTGTAAGAGTAgacacaggagaagtggaattgctaGTTGTCTCTGCTTATGTGCCACAGGTgagctgtagtgaagaagagaaggcgtgcttttgggaagatctggagcagtacgttcaatccctggaaggcgaagaagtacttctaatCGGAGGAAACTTCagcggacatgtcggttctcggaaagacgggttcgatagttgtcatggtggatacgggtatggagctcgtaacgacgaatcctggagtatgctgtttcaagtgacttgatcattgctaacacgcattatcggaaaagaaaatcgcattcgatcacgtacaccagtggcggtcgtgaaacacaaatagatttctggatgtt
Coding sequences within it:
- a CDS encoding hypothetical protein (NECATOR_CHRIV.G16575.T1), with the translated sequence MATSSSTTAHQIARRWYHIELFFILFFRNSITAVDRLSDRLMAVRVDTGEVELLVVSAYVPQVSCSEEEKACFWEDLEQYVQSLEGEEVLLIGGNFSGHVGSRKDGFDSCHGGYGYGARNDESWSMLFQVT